In Bythopirellula goksoeyrii, a single window of DNA contains:
- a CDS encoding 3-ketoacyl-ACP reductase, with product MPKSAPKKDTPKKVALVTGGSRGIGLGIARQLAQDGFNLVVNGRREEAAVADALEELEALGAMVLYCQADVADADGRAEMLNSIRSRFSRLDVLVNNAGVAPETRADLLDATEESFDRLIGINLRGPYFLTQEVARWMIEQRKTDNSLSGVIVNITSISATLASVNRGDYCISKAGVAMATQLWAVRLAEFGIQVFEVRPGVILTDMTSSVSEVYEKKIAEGLTLDPRWGTPEDVGRAVAMLARGELPYATGNVLIVDGGLTVPRL from the coding sequence ATGCCAAAGTCGGCACCCAAAAAGGATACGCCAAAGAAGGTTGCACTGGTAACCGGGGGGTCGCGTGGAATTGGCTTAGGGATCGCCCGACAGCTTGCGCAGGATGGGTTCAACTTAGTAGTGAATGGCAGACGAGAGGAAGCTGCAGTAGCTGATGCTCTGGAAGAATTAGAAGCTCTTGGTGCGATGGTGTTATATTGCCAGGCGGACGTGGCGGATGCCGACGGCCGCGCTGAGATGCTTAATTCGATTCGCTCTCGCTTTAGTCGGCTCGATGTGTTGGTCAACAACGCGGGAGTTGCTCCCGAAACGCGGGCTGATCTCTTGGATGCGACCGAGGAGAGTTTTGACCGTTTAATCGGGATCAATCTCCGCGGCCCTTACTTTCTAACTCAAGAAGTTGCACGCTGGATGATCGAACAGCGCAAAACAGATAACTCGTTGTCGGGTGTGATCGTGAACATCACCTCGATATCCGCGACGCTGGCCTCGGTCAATCGAGGGGATTATTGCATTTCGAAAGCCGGTGTGGCGATGGCGACGCAACTGTGGGCGGTGCGACTGGCGGAATTTGGCATTCAGGTTTTCGAGGTACGTCCCGGGGTTATTCTGACGGATATGACAAGCTCGGTAAGTGAAGTTTATGAGAAGAAAATTGCCGAGGGACTTACGCTCGATCCCCGCTGGGGCACTCCCGAGGACGTGGGGAGGGCAGTGGCGATGCTCGCTCGAGGAGAATTGCCATATGCGACGGGAAACGTGCTGATCGTGGATGGTGGATTGACCGTGCCGAGGTTATAA
- a CDS encoding HD-GYP domain-containing protein gives MNSPESIRVRSEHLRIGSRLRHSALDENDALVLTASTEISESLKQDLTDRQILDVFLHPEDASAMFSSPRRSQSPDSASRDSKGGDPSKEFPLESITLVSQQITEQLEAFAAKIPAAVENVGPPLRERANRIGCEPYNQHQQELLTEQFATTKKLMDTMIRHAVAGLSQDNRAIHTVARRASSELIRDSDQAYSASAEVSQNPGLTDRAIRTSVLAMAIAIEMGWDENLVREVGECGLVHDWGMHRLPEEIRNKKSELTQSERKLVAQHPLHTFDLLSKMQNIPDGVRIAAAQVHEKLDGTGYPRGLMGGQIHPYAKILHIADTYVALTEETWGRPAYIPYDVMTYLLSQVRLNTISSEVMKAMLEVVSLFPIGSHVELTDGTEARVIRRGQGLYTEPVVQRLDKNRSLRKDAAHDLLVDIANSNVKVSAPLPHPAREERRLDQAAIQEMPPI, from the coding sequence ATGAACTCTCCCGAATCGATTCGAGTACGATCAGAGCATCTTCGTATTGGTAGCAGACTTAGGCATTCTGCGTTGGACGAAAACGACGCCTTGGTCCTGACGGCGTCGACGGAGATATCTGAGTCGCTTAAACAGGACTTGACTGATCGCCAGATACTCGACGTCTTCTTGCACCCGGAGGACGCCTCTGCCATGTTCTCCTCTCCTAGGAGATCTCAGTCGCCAGATTCGGCTTCAAGGGATTCTAAGGGAGGCGATCCCTCGAAGGAATTTCCTCTTGAATCGATTACGCTTGTCAGTCAGCAAATCACTGAGCAACTGGAAGCTTTTGCTGCCAAGATACCAGCGGCTGTCGAAAACGTGGGGCCTCCTCTCAGGGAACGCGCCAATCGCATTGGCTGTGAGCCCTATAATCAGCATCAACAGGAACTTCTAACGGAGCAGTTTGCCACCACGAAAAAACTTATGGATACGATGATCCGCCATGCGGTCGCTGGCTTAAGTCAGGACAATCGGGCGATCCATACGGTAGCACGTAGGGCAAGTTCAGAATTGATACGAGACTCCGACCAGGCGTACTCTGCCTCTGCGGAAGTATCACAGAATCCCGGGCTGACTGACCGAGCTATCCGAACTTCGGTCTTGGCCATGGCTATTGCGATTGAAATGGGTTGGGACGAAAACCTCGTTCGTGAAGTAGGCGAATGCGGGCTGGTGCATGACTGGGGAATGCACCGACTACCCGAAGAGATACGCAACAAGAAGTCCGAACTGACTCAATCAGAAAGAAAGCTAGTCGCTCAACATCCGCTGCATACCTTTGACCTCCTAAGCAAAATGCAGAACATTCCCGATGGAGTGCGAATTGCAGCAGCACAGGTTCATGAAAAACTAGACGGCACAGGTTATCCAAGGGGACTAATGGGCGGACAGATCCACCCCTATGCCAAGATTCTTCACATCGCCGATACCTACGTCGCTCTGACAGAAGAAACTTGGGGCCGTCCGGCATACATTCCATACGATGTAATGACTTATCTCTTAAGCCAGGTAAGACTCAATACTATTAGCTCTGAAGTCATGAAAGCAATGCTGGAAGTGGTGTCCTTGTTTCCTATTGGTAGCCATGTTGAATTGACTGACGGAACCGAAGCACGTGTTATTCGTCGAGGACAAGGTCTTTATACAGAACCTGTCGTGCAGCGACTTGATAAGAATCGAAGTTTGCGAAAAGATGCAGCCCACGATTTATTAGTGGATATAGCTAATTCCAACGTCAAAGTCAGTGCTCCCCTTCCTCACCCAGCACGGGAAGAACGACGGCTGGACCAGGCGGCAATTCAGGAGATGCCACCAATTTAA
- a CDS encoding dienelactone hydrolase family protein, whose translation MTRKQASDFDQELLNLYDDYAHGRITRRGFAEQASKFAIGGLTVSAIIESLSPNYSWAQQVAPDDARIKTETLDYASPKGAGLMQGYLAYPAEGDRFPAVLVIHENRGLNPYIEDVTRRLAIAGFLAFAPDALTPLGGYPGSDDEGRTMQQKRDGREMTEDFIAAAKILQTYKRSTGKVGVIGFCYGGGIANALAVMLPNVIAAAVPFYGRQPEAEDVSKIKADLLIHNAGLDERINAGWPAYEKAMKEAGVTHTAYMYEGVNHGFHNDTTPRYDEQAANLAWQRTIDFLNKTLR comes from the coding sequence ATGACTCGCAAACAAGCCTCTGATTTCGACCAAGAGTTGCTCAATCTCTATGACGACTACGCCCATGGAAGGATTACTCGCCGCGGCTTCGCTGAGCAGGCCTCCAAATTTGCCATCGGCGGTCTTACCGTAAGCGCAATCATCGAAAGCCTGAGTCCGAACTACTCTTGGGCCCAACAAGTCGCTCCCGATGACGCGCGCATCAAGACCGAAACTCTCGACTACGCGTCACCCAAAGGCGCCGGCTTAATGCAGGGCTACTTGGCATACCCTGCCGAAGGAGACAGATTTCCCGCTGTCTTAGTCATCCATGAAAACCGCGGCTTAAATCCCTACATCGAGGACGTCACACGCCGCTTGGCCATCGCGGGGTTTCTCGCATTCGCCCCCGATGCTCTTACACCGCTTGGAGGTTACCCTGGTAGCGACGACGAAGGTCGCACAATGCAACAAAAACGCGACGGCAGAGAAATGACCGAGGATTTCATCGCAGCTGCCAAAATACTCCAAACGTACAAACGTTCGACCGGCAAAGTAGGAGTCATCGGATTCTGCTACGGGGGCGGCATTGCGAACGCACTTGCTGTGATGCTCCCCAATGTGATCGCCGCCGCTGTCCCCTTTTACGGTCGCCAGCCCGAAGCCGAGGATGTCTCGAAAATCAAAGCCGACTTGCTCATCCACAATGCTGGCCTCGACGAACGCATCAATGCTGGCTGGCCAGCTTATGAGAAAGCGATGAAAGAGGCAGGCGTTACTCACACAGCCTACATGTACGAAGGCGTCAACCACGGCTTCCACAACGACACCACCCCTCGCTACGACGAACAAGCTGCCAACCTCGCCTGGCAACGCACTATCGATTTCCTCAACAAGACCCTCCGTTAA
- a CDS encoding zinc metallopeptidase, translating into MLGAYYLIIGAGFLLSLAIQAWLRRTYTKWSRIQNSLNLSGAEVARHLLQSHQLSSIRVLEQKGKLTDHYDPRKKHIALSGQIYREPSIASAAIAAHETGHALQDQDRYGPMQLRYMVLPIATLGAQYGPWAAIIGSFIGSPSLVHYGLLGFGVALMFQVLSLPIEFNASTRAKEELESMGFTSPEDRAGASKVLFAAAMTYVANAATAMAQVLFLLLLLGRSFFKSDSQE; encoded by the coding sequence ATGCTAGGAGCTTATTATCTGATCATCGGTGCCGGCTTCCTGCTATCTCTTGCGATTCAAGCGTGGCTGCGTCGAACCTATACCAAGTGGAGCCGCATTCAAAACTCCTTGAATCTCTCAGGTGCGGAAGTGGCGCGACACCTTTTGCAGTCGCATCAGTTGTCCTCTATTCGAGTCCTCGAACAAAAAGGAAAATTGACCGACCACTACGACCCACGAAAAAAACATATTGCCCTCTCAGGCCAGATTTATCGTGAGCCGAGCATTGCCAGTGCTGCCATTGCCGCCCACGAGACCGGGCACGCACTTCAGGACCAGGACCGTTATGGACCAATGCAACTGCGGTACATGGTGCTGCCAATCGCCACACTCGGTGCCCAGTACGGTCCTTGGGCGGCAATTATTGGGAGTTTCATCGGTTCGCCGTCTTTGGTTCACTACGGCCTACTCGGATTCGGAGTGGCCTTGATGTTTCAAGTACTCTCTCTGCCGATCGAATTCAATGCCAGCACCCGGGCAAAGGAGGAATTGGAATCCATGGGATTCACCAGCCCAGAAGATCGCGCAGGAGCCAGCAAGGTACTCTTTGCGGCAGCGATGACCTACGTGGCAAATGCGGCGACCGCGATGGCGCAAGTACTTTTCCTGCTTCTACTCTTAGGACGCAGTTTCTTTAAAAGCGATAGCCAAGAATAA
- a CDS encoding sodium:solute symporter, which translates to MVALDWMVVAGYFALLLVLAWWVINKSKNTSSDYFLAGHSLGWFIVGASIFASNIGSEHLVGLAGSGATDGVALAHYELHAWCLLVLAWVLVPFYSRSRVFTMPEFLERRFSPASRYVLSIISLVAYIVTKIAVGIFAGGIVFGVLLPEMRLGPFDSFWIGSILVLVITGIYTTLGGFRAVAYTEALQTFILIAGSAMVTYYGLEHIGGWAALRENLGSEAFNLWKPLVPAGVEGTWAPVEVVNEAGQLTKQAWYFNGNYPWLGMLFCAPIIGLWYWCTDQYIVQRALGADSETNARRGSIFAGLLKLLPVFIFIVPGMICLALAKSGDIEGLRSLVDSEGEVVRDQAQAAFPLMVQHVLPAGVRGIVVAGLLSALMSSLAGVFNACSTLFTIDLYSKKYPNASEADLVRIGRRATLAMVLVGLAWIPVIKGSRGLYDYLQSVQGYLAPPIFVVFFLGIFWKRLNAQGCLWALIVGFLMGIFRLAVDTLPKVKEGFEYTEGSLFWIVNKIYFQYFSLLIFIVSSVVMIVVSLMTRAPDYERISGITYGTLTDAQRSETRSSWSMLDVVASVALVASILVAYLFFRG; encoded by the coding sequence ATGGTCGCTTTGGACTGGATGGTGGTTGCCGGGTACTTTGCACTCTTGTTGGTACTGGCGTGGTGGGTGATCAACAAGAGCAAGAATACCTCGAGCGACTACTTTCTGGCGGGTCATAGTCTAGGCTGGTTCATTGTCGGGGCTTCTATTTTTGCCTCGAATATTGGTTCCGAGCATCTGGTTGGATTAGCGGGATCGGGGGCGACAGACGGAGTGGCGCTCGCCCACTATGAACTCCATGCGTGGTGTTTGCTTGTGCTAGCCTGGGTACTAGTGCCGTTTTATTCACGGTCGCGCGTGTTCACCATGCCGGAATTTCTTGAAAGGCGATTCTCGCCGGCCTCGCGGTATGTACTGTCGATCATTTCGTTAGTGGCTTATATCGTGACGAAGATCGCCGTAGGCATTTTTGCGGGAGGGATTGTATTTGGCGTGTTGTTACCCGAGATGCGATTGGGGCCCTTCGATAGTTTTTGGATCGGATCGATTCTGGTACTCGTGATTACGGGTATCTATACAACCTTAGGTGGGTTTCGCGCGGTCGCTTACACCGAGGCATTGCAGACATTTATTCTGATCGCTGGTTCAGCGATGGTGACCTACTACGGGTTGGAGCATATTGGGGGCTGGGCTGCTCTGAGGGAAAACCTAGGAAGCGAAGCGTTCAATCTGTGGAAACCGCTAGTCCCCGCTGGGGTGGAAGGGACCTGGGCGCCGGTGGAAGTCGTTAACGAAGCGGGGCAGCTTACCAAGCAGGCCTGGTACTTCAACGGCAACTACCCTTGGCTGGGGATGCTTTTCTGTGCGCCGATTATTGGGCTCTGGTATTGGTGTACCGACCAATACATTGTTCAACGAGCACTGGGGGCAGACAGCGAGACCAATGCACGGCGAGGAAGCATTTTTGCCGGGCTTCTCAAATTGCTGCCGGTCTTTATCTTTATCGTGCCAGGCATGATCTGTCTGGCACTGGCCAAGTCGGGTGACATTGAAGGGTTGCGCTCGTTGGTTGATAGCGAGGGGGAAGTGGTCCGCGATCAGGCTCAGGCAGCGTTTCCATTGATGGTGCAGCATGTGCTCCCTGCTGGAGTGCGCGGTATCGTTGTTGCAGGGTTGCTCTCGGCATTAATGAGCTCACTAGCAGGTGTGTTCAATGCCTGTTCGACGCTTTTCACAATCGATCTCTATTCCAAGAAATATCCCAATGCATCGGAAGCAGACTTGGTTCGCATCGGTCGTCGGGCCACTTTGGCAATGGTGTTGGTGGGACTCGCTTGGATACCGGTCATTAAAGGCTCGCGAGGGTTGTACGACTACTTGCAGTCGGTACAAGGGTATTTGGCCCCGCCAATTTTTGTCGTGTTCTTTCTCGGTATCTTCTGGAAACGACTAAACGCGCAGGGCTGTTTGTGGGCATTGATCGTTGGGTTTCTAATGGGCATATTTCGACTGGCCGTGGATACGCTGCCAAAGGTCAAGGAGGGATTTGAGTACACCGAAGGCTCGCTCTTTTGGATCGTCAATAAGATTTACTTCCAGTATTTCAGTTTATTGATCTTCATTGTTAGCTCGGTGGTGATGATCGTCGTGAGCCTAATGACCCGGGCGCCAGACTACGAGCGAATCAGTGGCATTACCTACGGGACGCTGACCGATGCCCAGAGAAGCGAAACTCGGAGCAGTTGGTCGATGCTGGATGTAGTGGCGTCCGTGGCATTGGTCGCGTCGATTTTGGTGGCTTATTTGTTCTTCAGGGGGTAA
- a CDS encoding glycoside hydrolase family 88 protein, with protein sequence MIEINQQLQASDLLPRLDVFWEASANAIDAIEGSCPPGSASPVFTVAGRYTAKGWTEWTQGFQYGSALLQFDASNDTRYLELGRERTTEVMAPHLTHVGVHDHGFNNVSTYGNLWRLMNEGRIAENASERSFYELALKVTGAVQAARWSATLDGGGYIYSFNGPQSLFVDTIRTCRALALSHQLGHALIGERDEKHSLLVRLVQHANATARYNIWYDEGRDIYDLWGRTAHESVFNTNNGEYRCPSTQQGYSGFTTWTRGLAWAMVGFPEQLEWLTTREDEELESVGDRAAVEAIFLKAARATCDFYLEHTPVCGVPYWDTGAPGLAQMGNYLERPADPFNDFEPVDSSAAAIGAQGLLRLGNYLLSQGDEAGIRYRQAGLTVAETLLDDLYLSTDPRHEGLLLHSVYHRPNGWDYIPPKRKVPCGESSMWGDYHMRELVLMLGREAKGQPYYTFFGPVEK encoded by the coding sequence ATGATTGAAATAAACCAACAACTTCAAGCTTCCGACCTCTTGCCTCGACTGGATGTTTTTTGGGAGGCCTCGGCCAATGCGATCGATGCGATAGAAGGAAGTTGTCCGCCAGGTTCGGCCTCGCCGGTGTTTACAGTGGCTGGCAGGTACACAGCCAAAGGTTGGACCGAGTGGACACAAGGATTTCAATACGGTTCGGCACTTCTGCAATTCGATGCGAGCAATGACACTCGCTATTTGGAGTTGGGTAGGGAACGCACAACCGAAGTAATGGCACCGCATTTAACGCACGTGGGGGTCCATGATCATGGCTTCAATAACGTGAGTACATATGGCAACCTGTGGCGGCTGATGAACGAAGGTCGGATCGCTGAAAATGCATCGGAACGTAGTTTTTATGAACTTGCCTTGAAGGTTACTGGTGCTGTGCAGGCAGCTCGATGGTCGGCCACGCTTGATGGGGGAGGGTACATCTACTCTTTCAATGGACCGCAATCACTTTTCGTCGATACGATTCGAACTTGTCGGGCTTTGGCACTTTCGCATCAGTTGGGGCACGCGTTGATTGGTGAGCGTGACGAAAAGCATTCGCTACTTGTGCGGCTCGTGCAACATGCCAATGCAACTGCCAGATACAATATTTGGTACGACGAAGGTCGTGATATTTATGATCTCTGGGGTCGCACTGCGCATGAATCCGTATTCAACACCAACAACGGCGAGTATCGTTGCCCCTCCACTCAGCAAGGATATTCGGGCTTCACCACGTGGACACGCGGACTCGCGTGGGCGATGGTTGGTTTTCCTGAACAGTTGGAGTGGCTTACCACACGCGAGGATGAAGAACTTGAAAGCGTCGGCGACCGTGCGGCAGTCGAGGCGATTTTCTTGAAAGCCGCTCGTGCGACTTGTGATTTCTATCTAGAGCATACGCCTGTGTGTGGGGTGCCTTATTGGGATACGGGAGCTCCCGGGTTGGCTCAAATGGGGAATTATTTGGAACGACCGGCCGACCCGTTCAATGATTTTGAGCCGGTCGATAGTTCGGCTGCTGCGATAGGAGCCCAAGGTTTATTGCGACTGGGGAACTATCTGTTGTCGCAGGGTGACGAAGCAGGAATACGTTATCGACAGGCAGGTTTGACGGTGGCCGAGACCTTGCTCGATGACCTCTATCTATCGACCGATCCTCGGCACGAGGGTCTGCTCTTGCATTCGGTATATCACCGCCCCAATGGATGGGACTACATCCCACCAAAACGAAAGGTTCCCTGTGGCGAGTCGAGTATGTGGGGAGATTACCACATGCGCGAGTTGGTCTTGATGCTTGGCCGTGAGGCCAAGGGGCAGCCTTACTACACTTTCTTTGGTCCTGTCGAGAAGTGA
- the hisF gene encoding imidazole glycerol phosphate synthase subunit HisF, which yields MLAKRVIPCLDVDRGRVVKGTNFVKLRDAGDPVEVASRYEQEGADELVFLDICASHEGRDIMLDVVRRTAEQVFMPLTVGGGIRNLDDIRQLLLAGCDKVSINSAAVRDPEFVRAAALRFGKQCIVVNIDPKRVMHEGRELWEVFINGGRVGTGLEAVDWARQVESLGAGEIVLTSMDADGTKDGYDLEITSAVSEAVSVPVVASGGAGCPQHLADAVTIGKADAALAASIFHFGEFSIQETKRVMADCGVNVRMAA from the coding sequence ATGCTTGCCAAACGTGTGATCCCTTGCCTGGATGTAGACCGTGGACGGGTAGTAAAGGGCACCAATTTTGTGAAGCTCCGCGATGCAGGGGACCCTGTAGAAGTTGCTTCTCGATACGAGCAGGAAGGGGCTGATGAATTGGTTTTTCTTGATATTTGCGCCAGCCATGAGGGGCGCGATATCATGCTCGACGTAGTTCGGCGCACGGCCGAACAGGTATTCATGCCTCTAACGGTGGGTGGAGGAATTCGCAACCTGGATGATATCCGGCAACTGCTGCTCGCCGGGTGTGACAAGGTTTCCATCAATTCGGCGGCAGTGCGGGACCCGGAATTTGTCCGCGCAGCTGCACTTCGTTTTGGCAAGCAGTGTATCGTGGTAAATATTGATCCCAAGCGTGTGATGCACGAGGGACGTGAACTGTGGGAAGTATTTATCAATGGAGGCCGTGTTGGCACTGGTCTTGAGGCCGTCGACTGGGCGCGGCAGGTTGAGAGTCTTGGTGCAGGTGAGATCGTCTTAACAAGTATGGATGCGGACGGTACCAAGGACGGCTACGACTTGGAGATCACGTCGGCAGTGTCGGAAGCAGTATCGGTCCCAGTGGTTGCTAGTGGTGGGGCTGGGTGCCCGCAGCATTTGGCAGACGCCGTGACGATTGGCAAAGCGGATGCGGCGTTGGCGGCAAGTATATTTCACTTCGGCGAGTTTTCTATTCAGGAAACGAAGCGAGTGATGGCTGATTGTGGCGTGAACGTGCGAATGGCGGCTTGA
- a CDS encoding aldose epimerase family protein, which yields MPRLLFLCTLLLTLNASLVSAEVKVADFDSIELFTLTNSNGMVVKATNYGAIITTIEVPDRNGKIADITLGYDDVSGYMNAVDKPYFGAVVGRFGNRIAKGKFTLEGTEYTLALNNGVNTLHGGNIGFDKVVWYAEMVGDKGVKFSYLAKDMEEGYPGNLSVSVKYTLTDDNEIVIDYHATTDKATPVNLTQHAYFNLKGEGEGTILDHELVINALRYTPVDATLIPTGELAPVDGTAFDFREAKKIGRDIDQTDEQLKFGGGYDHNWVLNRKKEDGELDLAARVVEPTSGRVLEVLSTEPGVQFYCGNFLKGNLKGKSGKPYDYRGGFVLETQHFPDSPNQPNFPNTILQPGETYDSKTVWKFSTDK from the coding sequence ATGCCAAGACTTTTATTCTTATGCACACTCCTGCTAACCCTCAACGCTTCTCTTGTTTCCGCAGAAGTAAAAGTCGCAGACTTCGACTCTATAGAACTATTCACACTGACTAATAGCAACGGCATGGTGGTCAAGGCGACAAACTATGGTGCGATTATCACCACAATCGAGGTCCCCGACCGCAATGGGAAAATCGCCGACATTACCCTGGGCTATGATGATGTCTCCGGCTACATGAATGCCGTCGATAAGCCCTACTTCGGCGCGGTGGTCGGTCGCTTTGGCAATCGCATCGCCAAAGGCAAATTTACTCTCGAGGGCACCGAATACACTCTCGCGCTCAACAATGGCGTGAACACTCTTCATGGTGGCAACATCGGGTTCGATAAAGTTGTATGGTATGCAGAAATGGTTGGCGACAAAGGGGTTAAATTTAGCTACCTTGCCAAGGATATGGAGGAAGGTTATCCAGGCAATCTCAGTGTGAGTGTCAAGTACACCCTCACTGATGACAATGAGATCGTGATCGACTATCACGCGACCACTGACAAAGCAACTCCAGTGAATCTCACGCAACACGCCTACTTCAATCTCAAAGGAGAAGGCGAGGGCACAATCCTCGATCACGAGTTAGTGATCAACGCGCTGCGCTATACTCCGGTCGACGCCACTCTCATTCCCACAGGAGAATTAGCACCAGTCGATGGTACGGCATTCGACTTCCGCGAGGCCAAGAAAATCGGCCGCGATATAGATCAAACCGACGAGCAGCTCAAATTTGGTGGCGGCTACGACCACAACTGGGTCCTCAATCGTAAGAAAGAAGATGGCGAACTGGATCTTGCTGCCCGCGTGGTGGAACCGACTTCAGGCCGGGTACTTGAAGTGCTATCTACCGAGCCCGGAGTTCAGTTCTACTGTGGCAATTTTTTGAAAGGCAATCTGAAAGGGAAGAGTGGCAAACCCTACGACTATCGTGGCGGCTTTGTCCTCGAAACACAACACTTTCCCGATAGCCCGAACCAACCGAACTTCCCCAACACAATACTACAACCCGGTGAAACCTACGATTCGAAAACCGTATGGAAGTTCTCCACCGACAAATAG
- a CDS encoding type IV pilus twitching motility protein PilT: MMAKSPSQSSINESDYDSFVARHQELEVNKLFRACVKLEASDLHLKVGRPPMVRVDGSLRPMNREPIDDEEMVRLCFPLMNERSRKIFDHDGGADFAHMCDVDGTSWRFRVNLLQQLGHIGMVARRVNSWIPNFEGLNLPPSMERLCTFDQGMILLAGVTGSGKSTTIASMLNWINARYRKHILTLEDPIEFVFTEDKCLINQREIGLDVVDFEIGMKHAVREDPDVMLVGEMRDKETFMTAIHAAETGHLVFGTIHASTAASTIGRILDLFPQDMHSALRSAIAMNMRGIVAQKLLKSIKPGVGRVPTVEIMTFSPTVQKLVLEEEDHRLNGAIRVGKEDGMQNFTQSLKKLVDDQLIDREVALEVAPNREELKMALKGIDVSQGGMI, encoded by the coding sequence ATGATGGCAAAATCCCCCAGTCAATCTTCGATCAACGAATCGGACTACGATAGTTTTGTAGCCCGGCATCAAGAATTAGAAGTCAACAAGCTCTTCCGCGCATGTGTGAAACTCGAGGCGAGCGATTTGCATCTCAAAGTGGGTCGACCACCCATGGTACGCGTCGATGGTTCGCTGCGGCCGATGAATCGTGAGCCGATCGACGACGAAGAGATGGTTCGGCTTTGTTTTCCACTGATGAACGAGCGGAGCCGCAAGATTTTCGACCATGATGGGGGTGCCGACTTTGCCCATATGTGTGACGTGGATGGCACAAGTTGGCGGTTTCGCGTCAATTTGCTGCAGCAACTGGGACACATCGGAATGGTGGCACGGCGAGTGAATAGTTGGATCCCCAACTTCGAGGGTCTCAACTTGCCCCCTTCGATGGAGCGTCTTTGTACCTTCGACCAAGGAATGATTTTGCTGGCTGGGGTGACCGGTTCGGGAAAGAGTACTACCATCGCCTCGATGCTCAACTGGATCAACGCCCGTTACCGCAAACATATCTTAACTCTCGAGGACCCGATCGAATTCGTGTTTACCGAGGACAAATGTCTCATCAACCAGCGCGAAATCGGCCTGGATGTGGTCGACTTTGAGATTGGCATGAAGCACGCCGTGCGCGAAGATCCCGACGTGATGCTCGTGGGCGAAATGCGTGACAAGGAAACCTTCATGACGGCGATTCATGCTGCCGAGACGGGTCACTTGGTCTTTGGAACTATTCACGCTAGTACCGCGGCGTCGACGATCGGACGTATTTTGGATCTCTTTCCTCAGGATATGCACAGTGCCCTTCGGAGTGCGATTGCCATGAACATGCGGGGCATCGTCGCTCAGAAGTTGCTCAAGTCGATCAAGCCAGGTGTCGGTCGAGTGCCGACGGTGGAAATTATGACCTTCTCGCCCACCGTACAGAAGCTGGTTCTGGAAGAAGAAGATCATCGTCTCAATGGAGCGATCCGCGTCGGTAAAGAAGACGGCATGCAGAATTTCACACAGAGTTTGAAAAAGTTGGTAGACGATCAGCTGATCGACCGTGAGGTCGCGTTGGAGGTTGCTCCTAATCGCGAAGAATTGAAGATGGCACTTAAGGGAATCGACGTTTCGCAAGGCGGTATGATTTGA
- a CDS encoding DUF983 domain-containing protein yields MVATPPTEPTRPALGILLRRALRLKCPACGEHKIFRSLLTMEDACPACGRNFDRAPGYLLGSIYFNYGVTAMLVVILFFSLFFSKTLTGNQLLWVLSGFGLLFPLWFFRYARALWIAFDERWDPWPNEEEQRRLASSNGRAARSE; encoded by the coding sequence ATGGTCGCAACTCCTCCCACAGAACCTACACGGCCCGCACTCGGCATTTTGTTGCGACGTGCCTTACGGCTTAAATGCCCGGCGTGTGGGGAGCACAAGATCTTTCGCAGCTTGCTCACGATGGAAGACGCATGCCCGGCATGCGGACGCAATTTCGACCGCGCACCGGGGTATCTCTTGGGCTCGATCTACTTCAACTACGGTGTTACGGCCATGCTGGTCGTAATACTCTTTTTCTCCTTGTTCTTCAGCAAGACACTCACTGGCAATCAATTACTCTGGGTATTGAGCGGTTTTGGCTTGCTGTTTCCTCTATGGTTTTTCCGATATGCACGTGCACTCTGGATCGCCTTCGACGAGCGCTGGGATCCCTGGCCGAACGAGGAGGAGCAAAGACGCTTGGCATCTTCAAATGGCCGAGCTGCTCGCTCAGAATAA